The sequence below is a genomic window from Dyadobacter chenwenxiniae.
TTCCGGTTTTGGAAAAAGAAGTGATTCCTAATTTAATGGGGACGGTTGGTAAAATCTACTTTTTCGGTGCAGGTTGTGCGGACGAAAAGACTAGTAGGCCGGTTTTTGATGCATTGACCAAATGTATTTCTTCTGCCGACATGATAGAAGTCGCTTCGGATATGCTGGGCGCTGCGCGTGGGTTGTGCGGGCATGAGGCGGGTTTGGCCTGTATTTTGGGAACGGGTGCCAATAATGCTTTTTATGATGGCACCAACATTGTTCGCTCGATTGGTTCCCTGGGTTTCTGGCTGGGTGATGAAGGAAGCGGTTCCTACCTAGGGAAAACATTGGTTGTTCACTTTTTACAAAATGAGTTGCCGGAACATTTACATTTAAAGTTTGCCGCGCAATTTCCAGAGGTTAACCGGCTTTCCGTTTTGGAAAATGCTTATAAAAAACCTTATCCTAACCGTTATTTCGCTTCTTTTTCAAAGTTTATAGCAGAGAACAAATCGGATCCATTTTTAGAAAACGTGGTTTCAAGCGCTTTCGCGATTTTTGCCAAAAAATACATTTGTAAACATCCGGAAGCACAAACCGTCCCCATTCATTTCACAGGATCAGTTGCCTATTATTATCAGGATATTTTGAAGAATGTGCTCGAAATCCTGAATTTGAAGCCGGGACGCATTCTGCGTTCGCCGCTGGAAGGACTTTTGCAGTATTATTCCTGATCTTTCACAATAATCAAAGCAATGAACGTTTAACCTGCGCCATGTCAAGACGTACCATTCAGTCCCTCACCATTTTTTCTGCTGTGCTCATCATTGGTGTGGTGATTACGCAGATCTATTGGGTGAAGCAGGCGCTGGATCTCAGGCACAGGCAGTTTAACCAAAATGCGCACGTTGCATTGCAGGATGTGGCTACCAAGCTCGCGAAAGTGAATGGTGTTATGCAAAGCGTCAATCCTGTGGAACAATTATCGCCTCAATATTTTTTGGTGAATACCAATGCTACCACACAACCGGACCTGCTGGAAAATTTTATCAAAGACAGTTTTCAAAAAAATAACCTGATCACTGATTTCGAGGTTGGGATTTACGATTGTACGACCAACCGGATGCGCTATGGCATGTCGCTGAGCACGAAAAACAATGATAAGATCCCTACGCCCACTTCCAATTGGATTAAAACAGATAAATATCCCTATTATTTCGGTGTGCGCTTTCCTGAACAGGACACGTATTTTGCGGGCACCATCAATGGAGCGATATGGTCTTCTGTCCTGGTTTTAGTTGCCGTTTCGTTTTTTGCTTATGCGCTTTTTGTGATTTTGAGACAAAAACAATTGTCGGAAGTGCAGCGGGATTTCGTCAATAATATGACACACGAACTGCAAACGCCGATTTCAACCATTCGCATTGCGGCGGATGTTCTGAATTCCGACAACATTGTCAATCAGCCGAAACGGCATAAAAGATATGTCCAGATTGTCCAGGATGAGATTTTGCGGTTGCAGGGACAAGTAGAAATGGTGCTCTCCATGGCAAAAGCAGAACGGAATGCATTGACTTTGCAAAAAGAAATGATGCGCTCGGAAGACATTATCGAATCAGTTTTGCTGCCATTTGAAAACAAGATCACCTTTCTGAACCATGCGGCGAACACATTGATAGAAGCGGACCCATTTCATTTCAGATGCATGATCAATAACCTGATCGACAATGCATTGAAATATTCCAACGAAACGCCTG
It includes:
- a CDS encoding N-acetylglucosamine kinase; its protein translation is MQKSYLIADSGSTKTDWVIKNSSGEHSFQSAGINPFYQTAEEIIPVLEKEVIPNLMGTVGKIYFFGAGCADEKTSRPVFDALTKCISSADMIEVASDMLGAARGLCGHEAGLACILGTGANNAFYDGTNIVRSIGSLGFWLGDEGSGSYLGKTLVVHFLQNELPEHLHLKFAAQFPEVNRLSVLENAYKKPYPNRYFASFSKFIAENKSDPFLENVVSSAFAIFAKKYICKHPEAQTVPIHFTGSVAYYYQDILKNVLEILNLKPGRILRSPLEGLLQYYS
- a CDS encoding sensor histidine kinase, whose protein sequence is MSRRTIQSLTIFSAVLIIGVVITQIYWVKQALDLRHRQFNQNAHVALQDVATKLAKVNGVMQSVNPVEQLSPQYFLVNTNATTQPDLLENFIKDSFQKNNLITDFEVGIYDCTTNRMRYGMSLSTKNNDKIPTPTSNWIKTDKYPYYFGVRFPEQDTYFAGTINGAIWSSVLVLVAVSFFAYALFVILRQKQLSEVQRDFVNNMTHELQTPISTIRIAADVLNSDNIVNQPKRHKRYVQIVQDEILRLQGQVEMVLSMAKAERNALTLQKEMMRSEDIIESVLLPFENKITFLNHAANTLIEADPFHFRCMINNLIDNALKYSNETPDVKIETYNKGKCLVIAVQDHGIGIAPEYRKKIFNQFFRIPYGDVHNAKGFGIGLSYVKQIVRAHHWKLDLESELGKGSTFKISIPQKQA